A region from the Microcoleus sp. FACHB-672 genome encodes:
- the rplJ gene encoding 50S ribosomal protein L10: MGRTYAEKNAAIAELKENLSQSQIAIVIDYKGLSVAEITDLRRRLRPTGTTCKVTKNTLMGLAVDGDDNWQPMQELLKGSSAFLLVKEDISGAIKAYQDFQKASKKTELRGGVMDGRLLSEADLKAISDLPSKEQLIAQIAGAINGLATKLAVGINEVPSSLARALQAVSDKENKEDNQEAA; the protein is encoded by the coding sequence GTGGGTAGAACATACGCAGAAAAAAATGCGGCGATTGCTGAACTCAAAGAAAATTTGAGTCAGTCTCAAATCGCAATTGTGATTGACTACAAAGGACTCTCTGTAGCTGAAATCACAGATTTGCGAAGACGGCTTCGCCCCACCGGCACGACTTGCAAAGTCACCAAAAACACGTTGATGGGACTTGCAGTTGACGGTGACGACAACTGGCAACCGATGCAGGAATTGCTCAAGGGTTCATCCGCTTTTCTGCTCGTTAAAGAAGATATCAGCGGGGCGATTAAAGCTTACCAAGACTTCCAAAAAGCGAGTAAGAAAACTGAACTTCGCGGTGGCGTCATGGATGGACGGCTTCTGAGTGAAGCCGATCTTAAAGCCATTTCGGATCTGCCATCTAAAGAACAGCTCATCGCCCAAATTGCCGGCGCTATCAATGGCTTGGCGACGAAACTTGCTGTGGGGATCAACGAAGTTCCATCTTCCCTGGCCCGCGCTCTTCAAGCTGTGTCCGACAAGGAAAACAAGGAAGACAATCAAGAAGCCGCTTAG
- the rplL gene encoding 50S ribosomal protein L7/L12, producing the protein MSATTDEILEKLKSLTLLEASELVKQIEEAFGVSAAAPAGGMMMMAPGAAAAAPAEEVEEQTEFSVILEEVPADKKISVLKVVRTLTGLGLKEAKDLVESTPKPVKEGVAKDAAEDAKKQLEESGAKVSIK; encoded by the coding sequence ATGTCTGCAACAACTGATGAAATTTTGGAGAAATTGAAATCTCTGACTCTGCTGGAAGCCTCTGAACTCGTCAAGCAAATTGAAGAAGCGTTCGGCGTTAGCGCCGCCGCACCGGCTGGCGGGATGATGATGATGGCACCTGGAGCTGCTGCTGCTGCTCCCGCCGAAGAAGTGGAAGAGCAAACCGAGTTCAGTGTCATCCTTGAAGAAGTCCCTGCCGATAAGAAGATTTCTGTACTAAAGGTTGTGCGGACACTCACCGGCTTAGGCTTGAAAGAAGCCAAAGACTTGGTGGAATCTACGCCCAAGCCGGTTAAGGAAGGCGTTGCCAAGGATGCCGCTGAAGACGCGAAGAAGCAGCTTGAAGAATCTGGCGCAAAAGTGTCCATCAAGTAA
- a CDS encoding ATP-binding protein: MAASFFKETTVQAQDTASKTAALSLSEHPIIVLLVDDQAVIGEAIRRMLATEEDITFHYCSEPAQAIKMATEIGPTVILQDLVMPDIDGLLLLRFFRANPATREIPMMVLSNKDDPQVKAEAFNFGANDYLVKLPDKIELVARIRYHSKAYINLLQRDEAYQAMQQTQAQLFQAEKMSSLAQLVAGVAHEINNPVNFIYGNLDHISDYVESLLNLINLYQQNTSTPNAEIEELIKEIDLEFLIEDLPKVLSSMKIGANRIRQIILTLRNFSRLDEAEMKPVNIHEGIDSTLLILQHRLKAKPERPAIQIIKEYGDLPKVECYAGQMNQVFMNVLSNAIDALQQRDRECLPEELQSNPSTITIRTQVQDNKRVAICIKDNGLGITSAVKTRLFDPFFTTKPVGEGTGLGLALTYQIVVKKHNGVLRCVSEPAQGAEFWIEIPCNEQVANNVSEHQKKRLCLETSVA, from the coding sequence ATGGCCGCAAGCTTCTTTAAGGAAACAACTGTACAAGCACAGGATACTGCTTCCAAGACGGCGGCTTTATCTTTGTCAGAACACCCAATCATAGTCTTGCTAGTTGACGATCAAGCGGTGATTGGTGAAGCCATACGCCGAATGTTAGCCACAGAAGAAGATATTACTTTTCATTATTGTAGTGAGCCGGCCCAAGCCATTAAAATGGCGACAGAAATTGGGCCAACAGTAATTTTACAAGATTTAGTAATGCCCGATATTGATGGGTTGTTATTATTACGTTTTTTTCGAGCGAATCCAGCAACCCGCGAAATCCCGATGATGGTGCTGTCAAATAAGGATGATCCGCAAGTTAAAGCTGAAGCATTTAATTTTGGTGCCAATGATTATCTGGTAAAACTTCCCGATAAAATTGAGCTAGTTGCGCGTATTCGCTATCATTCCAAGGCATATATTAACCTACTACAACGAGATGAAGCTTATCAAGCAATGCAGCAAACCCAAGCTCAATTATTTCAAGCTGAAAAAATGTCCAGCTTGGCTCAATTGGTAGCTGGGGTCGCCCATGAAATTAATAATCCTGTTAATTTTATTTATGGCAATCTTGACCACATCAGTGATTATGTTGAATCCCTGTTGAATCTAATTAATCTTTACCAGCAGAACACTTCTACCCCCAATGCCGAAATAGAAGAATTAATTAAAGAGATTGATTTAGAATTTCTGATCGAGGATTTACCAAAAGTGTTGTCCTCAATGAAAATAGGGGCTAACCGCATTCGTCAAATTATTTTAACTTTACGGAACTTCTCCCGACTGGATGAAGCCGAGATGAAGCCTGTGAATATTCACGAAGGAATTGACAGTACGCTGCTAATTTTGCAACACCGGCTTAAAGCTAAACCGGAGCGGCCTGCAATTCAAATCATTAAAGAATATGGCGATTTACCTAAAGTTGAATGTTATGCCGGCCAAATGAATCAGGTGTTCATGAATGTTCTGAGCAATGCCATTGATGCCTTGCAACAGCGTGATCGCGAATGTTTGCCAGAAGAACTTCAAAGCAACCCCAGTACCATCACAATTCGCACACAAGTTCAAGATAACAAGCGCGTGGCAATCTGTATTAAGGATAATGGTCTGGGAATCACATCAGCAGTTAAGACGAGACTTTTCGATCCATTCTTCACTACCAAACCCGTAGGGGAAGGCACAGGACTGGGATTAGCCCTCACCTATCAAATTGTCGTTAAGAAACATAATGGAGTGCTGCGGTGTGTATCGGAGCCGGCACAAGGTGCAGAGTTCTGGATCGAAATTCCTTGCAACGAACAAGTTGCCAATAACGTATCCGAGCATCAAAAAAAAAGGCTATGTCTTGAAACCTCAGTTGCCTGA
- a CDS encoding chemotaxis response regulator protein-glutamate methylesterase — protein MIRIAIVNDTLMAVEAIRRVLATVADYQIAWVAYNGLQAVRQCARDCPDLVLMDLLMPVMDGVEATHQIMSQSPCAIVVVTASVNAQASKVFEAMGYGALDAVNLPILGVRGQADNGAKLLAKIAIIGKLLGKSPRRQDQMQPAQKGPVPSKPVLPLIVIGASTGGPRALKAILSNLPKNFSAAVAIVQHIDVQFAPGLVQWLNDRSPVKVELARDGGRFEAGKALLAGTNDHLILRSDLTLTHTKEPQDCFYRPSVDVFFSSVAKYWPGSGVGVLLTGMGKDGAQGLYQLRCAGWHTIVQNQASCVVYGMPKAAVELGAAAKILPIDGISAALVNLFVNYF, from the coding sequence ATGATACGAATTGCCATCGTTAATGACACACTGATGGCAGTCGAAGCAATACGGCGGGTCTTAGCAACGGTTGCAGACTACCAAATAGCTTGGGTTGCCTATAATGGCCTACAAGCAGTCAGACAATGTGCTAGAGATTGCCCCGATTTGGTTTTGATGGATCTATTGATGCCGGTGATGGATGGGGTTGAGGCAACCCACCAGATTATGAGCCAATCTCCGTGCGCGATTGTGGTAGTCACGGCTAGCGTCAACGCTCAAGCGTCGAAAGTTTTTGAAGCGATGGGTTATGGAGCGCTGGATGCCGTTAACCTCCCCATTTTAGGCGTTCGCGGACAGGCTGATAATGGAGCAAAATTGCTAGCAAAAATTGCCATAATTGGCAAATTGCTTGGCAAATCACCTCGCCGCCAAGATCAAATGCAGCCGGCTCAAAAAGGGCCTGTGCCATCCAAGCCAGTGTTACCTTTAATTGTGATCGGTGCTTCCACCGGCGGCCCTCGCGCCTTGAAAGCAATTTTGTCCAATTTACCTAAAAATTTCTCGGCGGCTGTTGCGATTGTTCAGCATATCGACGTTCAGTTTGCGCCTGGGTTAGTTCAGTGGTTGAATGATCGTTCGCCGGTGAAAGTTGAGTTAGCCAGGGATGGTGGCCGGTTTGAAGCCGGGAAAGCCCTGCTGGCTGGGACAAACGACCACTTAATTTTGCGTTCGGATCTGACGCTTACCCACACCAAGGAACCCCAGGATTGTTTCTACCGGCCATCGGTGGATGTTTTTTTTAGCAGTGTTGCTAAATACTGGCCGGGAAGCGGTGTCGGGGTGCTGCTGACTGGTATGGGTAAAGACGGTGCACAAGGTCTCTATCAGTTACGGTGTGCCGGCTGGCACACTATTGTCCAGAATCAAGCAAGTTGTGTGGTTTATGGAATGCCTAAAGCTGCCGTGGAATTAGGCGCGGCAGCGAAGATTTTGCCGATAGATGGGATTTCTGCTGCCCTTGTTAATCTTTTTGTTAATTATTTTTAA
- a CDS encoding hybrid sensor histidine kinase/response regulator produces the protein MKYEDLSNFSMMDLFRMEVENQAALLNNSLLALETNPNIAAELESLMRAAHSIKGAARIVQVEGAVKIAHVMEDCFVAAQKGTIRVDSAGTIDVLLHGVDELIRLAQLSESDIHSWQIEHQAEIDTLIAAIAAIASPAPEAHPLPPVLIQAEIEPPSENLAIQPADNLSQSDAPALLVPAAIDSTEQTFSIQPLSPSKEDAQFSAQNSKFKFQNNTERVVRLSAENLNRLMGLAGESLVEVNWLQPFADSLFKLRKQQGELSNLLEKLQESFEGEQLKAGTTETLNFAQQKASECNQTLNERLSELELFSRRFGNLSDRLYREVIASHMRPFADGVQGFPRMVRDLARHLGKQVKFEIVGKSTQVDRDILEKLEAPLTHILQNAIAHGIEFPEERLAAGKPADGTVRLEATHRAGMLSITISDDGQGVNFNRLREKIVEKNLSTSDIVAQLTETELIDFLFLPGFSTRNTVSQISGRGVGLDVAQSVVREFGGVLRAVSKQGKGMSFHLQLPLTLSVIRTLLVEISGEPYAFPLTRIERIVLVPKETIPLVENRQYFMTDNQTIGLVAAYQVLELNPFTLNSEDLPVVIISDRSSRYGLVVDRFLGERDLVVRPLDPRLGKVQDISAAAILEDGSPVLIIDVEDMVRSIDKLLANGRLNPVSSAGDSAPSAPRKRILVVDDSITVREVERKLLENNGYEVEVAVNGVDGWNAVRTGQYNLIITDVDMPRMNGIELVTQIKNHSNFKSLPVMIVSYKDREEDRLRGLEAGANYYLTKSSFHDDTLLNAVIDLIGE, from the coding sequence ATGAAGTATGAGGATTTAAGCAACTTTTCCATGATGGATTTATTCCGCATGGAAGTAGAAAACCAGGCAGCCCTATTAAACAACAGCTTGTTAGCGCTGGAAACCAACCCAAATATAGCCGCAGAATTAGAATCTTTAATGCGTGCTGCCCATTCAATTAAAGGCGCTGCCCGGATTGTTCAAGTTGAGGGAGCTGTCAAAATAGCTCACGTCATGGAAGACTGCTTTGTTGCAGCCCAAAAGGGAACCATTAGAGTTGATTCAGCCGGCACAATTGATGTGCTGCTACACGGAGTTGATGAACTGATACGCCTTGCCCAACTTAGTGAAAGCGATATCCACAGTTGGCAAATTGAACATCAAGCCGAAATTGACACATTAATAGCGGCAATTGCCGCAATCGCATCACCGGCACCAGAAGCACATCCCCTGCCCCCTGTCTTAATTCAAGCTGAAATTGAGCCGCCCTCTGAAAATTTAGCGATCCAGCCAGCCGATAATCTCTCCCAATCAGATGCCCCTGCACTGCTGGTGCCGGCTGCTATCGATAGCACAGAACAAACGTTCAGTATTCAACCCTTATCTCCCTCAAAAGAAGACGCACAATTCTCGGCGCAAAACTCAAAATTTAAATTTCAAAATAACACAGAGCGAGTGGTGCGATTAAGCGCAGAAAATTTAAATCGGTTGATGGGCTTAGCCGGCGAATCTCTCGTAGAAGTGAATTGGCTACAACCTTTTGCAGATTCCTTGTTCAAACTGAGAAAGCAACAGGGAGAACTGTCAAATCTTCTAGAGAAATTACAAGAATCTTTTGAAGGCGAACAGCTTAAAGCCGGCACCACAGAAACCCTAAATTTCGCTCAACAAAAAGCCAGCGAATGCAACCAAACTTTAAACGAACGACTGAGCGAATTAGAACTTTTTTCTCGTCGCTTTGGTAATCTTTCAGACCGGCTTTATCGTGAAGTGATCGCCAGTCATATGCGTCCTTTTGCGGATGGGGTGCAAGGCTTTCCTCGCATGGTTCGCGATCTGGCGAGACACCTGGGCAAGCAAGTCAAATTTGAAATTGTTGGAAAATCCACTCAAGTTGATCGCGACATTTTAGAGAAATTAGAAGCGCCCCTGACTCATATCCTGCAAAACGCTATCGCCCACGGAATTGAGTTTCCGGAAGAGCGGTTAGCTGCGGGCAAGCCGGCAGACGGAACCGTGCGCCTCGAAGCTACACATCGCGCCGGTATGTTATCTATTACCATTTCAGATGATGGCCAGGGAGTCAACTTCAATCGATTGCGTGAAAAAATTGTAGAGAAAAATTTATCTACTTCAGACATAGTTGCTCAGTTAACAGAAACCGAGCTAATAGATTTTCTATTTTTGCCGGGGTTTTCCACCAGAAATACAGTTAGCCAAATTTCTGGTCGTGGCGTCGGTTTAGATGTAGCTCAAAGTGTTGTGCGGGAATTTGGCGGCGTGCTACGGGCTGTGTCTAAGCAGGGTAAGGGCATGAGTTTTCACTTGCAATTGCCCCTGACTTTGTCAGTCATTCGCACTTTGCTAGTCGAAATTTCTGGAGAACCGTATGCTTTCCCACTCACGCGAATTGAGCGAATTGTTCTAGTTCCCAAAGAGACAATTCCACTTGTTGAAAATCGCCAGTATTTTATGACAGACAATCAAACAATTGGGCTAGTGGCTGCTTATCAAGTGTTAGAATTGAACCCATTCACCCTCAACTCAGAAGATCTGCCGGTGGTTATTATCAGTGATCGATCAAGCCGATACGGGTTAGTTGTTGATCGGTTTTTAGGCGAACGCGATTTAGTTGTCAGACCGTTAGATCCGCGACTGGGTAAAGTCCAAGATATTAGCGCCGCAGCAATTCTAGAGGACGGTTCTCCTGTTTTGATTATTGATGTTGAGGATATGGTACGCTCTATCGATAAGCTGCTCGCAAACGGGCGATTAAACCCGGTTAGTAGTGCCGGCGACAGCGCTCCATCCGCACCCCGCAAACGAATTTTAGTGGTTGATGATTCGATTACTGTGCGGGAAGTTGAGCGAAAGTTACTGGAAAATAATGGTTATGAAGTTGAAGTTGCTGTTAACGGAGTCGATGGGTGGAATGCAGTTCGCACCGGCCAATATAACTTGATTATCACTGATGTCGATATGCCTCGCATGAATGGAATCGAACTGGTGACTCAAATTAAAAATCATTCTAATTTTAAATCTTTGCCGGTAATGATTGTTTCCTATAAAGACCGGGAAGAAGACCGCCTTCGAGGGCTGGAAGCGGGAGCAAATTACTATTTAACAAAAAGCAGTTTTCATGATGATACGCTCTTAAATGCTGTAATCGATTTGATTGGCGAATAA
- a CDS encoding chemotaxis protein CheW produces the protein MKNNCWNQIGVQGDRSCSELKTYIHCRNCPVYSTAGRHLLERETDADYVSEWTQVLAQEKVAITRQFTDAGTLSVAIFRLGREWLALPAQLFKEVTPPCPIRTLPHRSNNTLLGLVNIRGELQLCVSLTHLLGLETASAALAQNMTHVIYKRMVVVEKEENRWVFAVDEIYGVHRVGPEELTHVPATVAKASPTYTKHLIKWQDRNVNYLDEELIFYTLTKKNL, from the coding sequence ATGAAAAACAATTGCTGGAATCAAATCGGAGTTCAAGGAGATCGCTCTTGTTCAGAACTGAAAACCTACATACACTGCCGTAATTGTCCTGTTTATTCTACTGCCGGTCGTCATTTGCTGGAACGAGAAACTGATGCCGACTATGTGAGTGAGTGGACTCAAGTGCTGGCTCAAGAAAAAGTCGCGATAACCCGTCAATTTACAGATGCCGGCACCCTATCAGTGGCAATTTTTCGGCTGGGAAGAGAATGGCTAGCCCTGCCGGCTCAATTATTCAAAGAAGTTACACCCCCGTGTCCTATACGTACGTTGCCCCACCGCAGTAACAATACTCTCCTGGGATTGGTAAACATCCGAGGTGAACTCCAACTGTGCGTTTCTCTGACTCATCTATTAGGTTTAGAAACCGCATCGGCAGCTCTCGCTCAAAATATGACTCATGTCATTTATAAACGAATGGTTGTTGTAGAAAAAGAAGAAAATCGCTGGGTATTTGCAGTTGATGAAATTTATGGGGTGCATCGCGTCGGGCCAGAAGAATTGACCCATGTGCCGGCAACTGTCGCTAAAGCCTCACCAACCTATACAAAACATCTAATAAAATGGCAAGATAGAAATGTTAATTATTTAGATGAGGAATTAATATTTTACACGCTAACTAAAAAAAACTTGTGA
- a CDS encoding HAMP domain-containing methyl-accepting chemotaxis protein, with amino-acid sequence MFNKMKLQTRLFSAFLFIGFIVLIVAAVGWSGNSRLSSHINTLSNNHLPSAMSLWKINEGQTQVQSGERALLNPLLSKENRDAELVQIKNAWEQINQGFKQYELTPQGEEEKKLYKKFFENWKIWKQDHEEFMRNYERFAELGVFAPRAVLLELTVQGKQKSPQIATAQVAMERLTKISNFAANEELNSFKAVTASILDILEYDEVSGLATKVEADQDVTQSTFWVAVGILLGPLTAVLFGMYFTQKIAKPLETQVQQSGIQVTTSATQIAASGKQLEAMIAEQAASTNEVVATAKEIAATSGQLVKTMDEVTLLSETTAKAAGNSQKDLVVMEATMRQLAEATATISSKLGTISAKANNINSVVTTITKVADQTNLLSLNAAIEAEKAGEYGLGFAVVAREIRRLADRTAVATLDIEQMVKEMQSAVATGVMEMDKFTKEVGRGVEDVRNISVQLAEIIEQVQALNPRFEAVNQGMEAQSLGAGQISEAMVQLSESSTQTADSLREINSALSQLNEAAHGLRREVLALK; translated from the coding sequence ATGTTTAATAAAATGAAATTGCAAACCCGATTATTTAGCGCATTTTTATTTATTGGGTTCATTGTATTAATTGTGGCGGCAGTGGGCTGGAGTGGAAATTCTCGACTAAGTAGCCACATCAATACCCTCAGTAATAATCATTTGCCTAGTGCCATGAGCCTGTGGAAAATTAATGAAGGACAAACTCAAGTGCAGTCAGGGGAGCGAGCCTTGTTAAATCCACTATTAAGTAAAGAAAATCGAGATGCCGAATTAGTCCAAATTAAGAATGCTTGGGAACAGATTAATCAAGGTTTTAAGCAATACGAATTAACCCCTCAAGGGGAAGAAGAAAAAAAACTTTATAAAAAATTCTTTGAAAATTGGAAAATATGGAAGCAAGATCATGAAGAGTTTATGCGAAATTACGAAAGGTTTGCGGAATTGGGTGTCTTTGCACCCCGAGCCGTTCTGCTGGAGTTGACAGTTCAGGGCAAACAAAAATCACCACAAATAGCAACCGCTCAAGTAGCGATGGAACGACTTACTAAAATTAGTAATTTTGCAGCGAATGAAGAACTGAATTCCTTTAAAGCCGTAACAGCATCGATTCTAGATATCCTTGAGTACGACGAAGTGTCTGGTTTAGCAACGAAAGTAGAAGCTGATCAAGATGTCACTCAATCAACTTTTTGGGTTGCTGTAGGCATACTACTCGGCCCTCTGACTGCTGTACTTTTTGGGATGTATTTCACTCAAAAAATTGCTAAACCCCTGGAAACTCAAGTACAGCAGTCAGGAATACAAGTCACTACATCCGCCACACAAATCGCCGCTTCAGGGAAACAATTAGAAGCGATGATCGCAGAACAAGCGGCCTCCACGAATGAAGTAGTAGCGACAGCCAAAGAAATTGCCGCGACATCGGGACAATTAGTTAAAACAATGGATGAAGTGACACTTTTATCAGAAACCACAGCGAAAGCAGCCGGGAACAGTCAAAAAGACTTAGTAGTGATGGAAGCAACCATGCGGCAACTGGCAGAAGCAACTGCAACTATTTCGTCAAAGTTAGGCACGATTTCAGCAAAAGCCAATAATATTAACAGCGTCGTTACAACAATTACAAAAGTAGCAGATCAGACAAATTTACTGTCATTAAATGCTGCAATAGAAGCAGAGAAAGCGGGAGAATATGGGTTAGGATTTGCGGTCGTTGCCAGAGAAATTCGTCGTCTGGCAGACCGCACAGCAGTGGCCACACTCGACATAGAACAGATGGTCAAAGAAATGCAATCAGCGGTGGCAACCGGCGTGATGGAAATGGATAAATTTACCAAAGAAGTGGGACGGGGAGTGGAAGATGTGCGAAATATCAGCGTGCAACTGGCAGAAATCATCGAGCAAGTACAAGCGTTAAATCCCCGTTTTGAAGCAGTGAATCAGGGGATGGAAGCGCAGTCATTAGGTGCCGGCCAGATTAGTGAGGCGATGGTACAGCTAAGTGAATCTTCCACACAAACGGCTGATTCTCTCCGAGAAATTAACAGTGCGCTTTCACAGTTGAACGAAGCAGCGCATGGCTTACGCCGAGAAGTTCTTGCTTTAAAGTAG
- a CDS encoding CheR family methyltransferase: protein MIMTQEAIEALLREKIGLEANSLGSSTIARSIRQRMIESGLPDMQTYLLRLRTSTQELEALIENIIVPETWFFRDREPFVFLSRYVMKEWLPAHPNSVFRVLSVPCSTGEEPYSIAITLLEAGLSAKKIHIDAVDISNQSLLKARRAIYERNSFRGNNNEFRNIYFQPLKESYQLCESIKCLVNFIHGNLFDASFMIGKAYYDAIFCRNLLIYCDHLARERAIQVIERLLSSKGLLFVGSAETGQLQNSQFISIQHPLAFAYRKAVEPSPNLTKDIFNAEKYQFKSLTTPAAITPVVKSAPNLAVNLSSKEVSSRLNRETRHTQESLLETARNLANLGHLNEAITLCETYLSQNPASAEAYFLLGEVRQAAGKEEGAEECFYKAIYLQPNHYEALTHLALLKEQRGDRAGAAVIRQRIQRLYK from the coding sequence ATGATTATGACACAAGAAGCGATTGAAGCCTTGCTCAGAGAAAAAATTGGCTTAGAAGCAAACTCGTTAGGTTCTAGCACAATTGCCCGCTCAATTCGCCAGCGTATGATCGAGAGCGGGTTGCCCGATATGCAAACTTATTTGCTTCGCTTGCGAACCTCTACACAAGAGTTAGAAGCACTCATTGAAAATATCATCGTGCCGGAAACTTGGTTTTTTCGAGATAGAGAACCTTTTGTTTTTTTAAGCCGCTATGTGATGAAAGAGTGGTTGCCGGCGCATCCAAACAGCGTGTTTCGTGTCTTAAGTGTGCCCTGTTCTACAGGAGAGGAACCGTACTCAATTGCCATCACACTTTTAGAGGCGGGGTTAAGTGCAAAAAAAATTCATATTGATGCTGTTGATATCAGTAATCAATCTCTACTAAAAGCTCGTCGTGCTATTTATGAAAGAAATTCTTTCCGAGGAAATAACAACGAATTTAGAAATATTTACTTTCAGCCTTTAAAGGAAAGTTATCAATTATGTGAATCGATCAAGTGTTTGGTTAATTTTATTCACGGCAATTTGTTCGATGCAAGTTTTATGATAGGTAAAGCTTATTATGATGCGATTTTTTGCCGCAATTTATTAATTTACTGTGATCATCTAGCTAGAGAGCGAGCAATTCAAGTTATAGAGCGTTTACTATCTTCCAAAGGATTGCTATTTGTTGGCTCTGCAGAAACAGGGCAGCTTCAAAATTCGCAGTTTATTTCTATTCAACATCCCCTAGCTTTTGCCTACCGAAAAGCGGTTGAACCTTCTCCTAACTTAACGAAAGATATTTTTAATGCAGAAAAATACCAATTTAAAAGTCTTACAACCCCTGCTGCCATTACCCCAGTTGTAAAATCTGCCCCCAACTTAGCAGTCAATTTGTCTAGCAAAGAAGTCTCTTCGCGACTCAATCGAGAAACACGTCACACTCAAGAATCTTTGTTAGAAACTGCCCGAAATTTAGCAAATTTAGGACATCTAAATGAAGCAATCACCCTGTGCGAAACTTACTTGAGTCAAAATCCTGCCAGTGCAGAAGCTTATTTTTTATTAGGAGAGGTGCGCCAAGCTGCCGGTAAGGAGGAAGGCGCTGAGGAATGCTTCTACAAAGCCATCTACCTACAACCTAATCATTATGAAGCACTGACGCACTTGGCACTACTCAAAGAGCAGCGCGGAGATCGAGCCGGTGCGGCAGTCATACGACAGCGAATCCAACGACTTTATAAGTAA
- a CDS encoding chemotaxis protein CheW — protein MLMLIFYVGNERYALEISRVVEVLPVVALTKLHQTPEYFAGLFNYRGEIVPVIDMCQILQGDSCRPYLSTRIIIVHYSIGDRPSSFLGVMAERVTEIINHSDNKFVDSVININQSGSRGKIIVDEQGIIQCIGVESLVSESQSNFLMSTFAN, from the coding sequence ATGCTAATGTTGATCTTCTATGTCGGCAATGAGCGATATGCTTTAGAAATCAGTCGAGTTGTAGAAGTGCTGCCGGTTGTTGCTTTAACAAAGCTCCACCAGACCCCTGAATATTTTGCAGGATTGTTTAACTATCGCGGTGAAATTGTGCCGGTGATTGATATGTGCCAAATCCTTCAAGGGGATTCTTGCCGGCCTTATTTAAGTACGCGAATTATCATCGTTCATTATTCAATTGGAGATCGCCCCTCAAGCTTTTTAGGAGTCATGGCAGAACGAGTCACGGAAATTATTAATCACTCAGACAATAAATTTGTGGATTCAGTAATTAATATCAATCAATCTGGTTCTCGGGGAAAAATAATTGTAGATGAGCAAGGAATCATTCAATGTATAGGGGTGGAATCCCTGGTGTCTGAGTCACAAAGTAATTTTTTAATGTCAACCTTTGCTAACTAA